A region of Sugiyamaella lignohabitans strain CBS 10342 chromosome A, complete sequence DNA encodes the following proteins:
- the PEX13 gene encoding Pex13p (Integral peroxisomal membrane protein; required for translocation of peroxisomal matrix proteins; interacts with the PTS1 signal recognition factor Pex5p and the PTS2 signal recognition factor Pex7p; forms a complex with Pex14p and Pex17p; GO_component: GO:0016021 - integral component of membrane [Evidence IEA,IEA]; GO_component: GO:0016020 - membrane [Evidence IEA]; GO_component: GO:0005778 - peroxisomal membrane [Evidence IEA]; GO_component: GO:0005778 - peroxisomal membrane [Evidence IDA] [PMID 8858166]; GO_component: GO:0005778 - peroxisomal membrane [Evidence IDA] [PMID 8858167]; GO_component: GO:0005777 - peroxisome [Evidence IEA,IEA]; GO_function: GO:0030674 - protein binding, bridging [Evidence IPI] [PMID 10087260]; GO_function: GO:0030674 - protein binding, bridging [Evidence IPI] [PMID 12595255]; GO_process: GO:0016560 - protein import into peroxisome matrix, docking [Evidence IEA]; GO_process: GO:0016560 - protein import into peroxisome matrix, docking [Evidence IGI,IPI] [PMID 10087260]; GO_process: GO:0016560 - protein import into peroxisome matrix, docking [Evidence IPI] [PMID 12595255]; GO_process: GO:0016560 - protein import into peroxisome matrix, docking [Evidence IPI] [PMID 15798189]; GO_process: GO:0015031 - protein transport [Evidence IEA]; GO_process: GO:0006810 - transport [Evidence IEA]): protein MSSAPPRPKPWEVNNSSSADVTTATGTTTTPGIQPVSSTSPITATTGSIPSSSPSIPERPTSLTNSSVNPTSPYSYSSTTSPYSTGMNSIGGMGGLGTTGYGGYGGYGGYGSAYGSGYGGYGSYGGYGGGYSRYGAGGMYGGGYGGGFGGMPGDQNGLRGFENSTAATFQLIESIVGAVGGFAQMLESTYMATHSSFFAMVSVAEQFGHLKTSLGSILGVFAIMRWLRKLIAKVSGQTDPAIASTASKLTAKDFAKFNSNGGSSAVARPRPSFKPLLMFLAAVFGFPYLLGKLIKAMSLRQQGLAPAGGLLDNGAPIDPSQLEFCRAIYDFVPENPNIELELHKGDLVAILSRQDPAGNPSQWWRARTRDGRSGYIPATYVEVIPRRLEETKLIKETASS, encoded by the coding sequence ATGTCCTCAGCTCCTCCACGTCCTAAACCTTGGGAAGTTAATAATAGTTCATCAGCCGATGTGACAACAGCTACTGGCACTACTACGACGCCAGGGATCCAaccagtttcttcaactaGTCCAATTACAGCGACAACTGGATCGATTCCATCATCTTCGCCGTCGATTCCAGAAAGGCCTACGAGCTTGACGAACTCAAGTGTAAATCCCACTTCTCCATACTCATACTCCTCTACAACAAGCCCCTACAGTACCGGTATGAATTCGATAGGTGGTATGGGTGGTTTGGGAACCACGGGATATGGCGGCTATGGCGGTTATGGCGGTTATGGATCTGCTTATGGTAGCGGGTATGGTGGATATGGTTCTTACGGTGGATATGGTGGTGGATACTCGCGATATGGTGCCGGAGGAATGTATGGAGGTGGATATGGCGGTGGGTTTGGTGGAATGCCCGGTGACCAAAATGGTCTTCGGGGATTTGAAAATAGTACTGCTGCCACTTTCCAATTGATCGAATCGATTGTTGGTGCTGTAGGTGGTTTTGCCCAGATGCTAGAGTCTACTTATATGGCTACCCACTCATCATTTTTTGCCATGGTTTCTGTGGCAGAACAATTTGGCCACTTGAAAACGAGTCTTGGCTCAATTCTAGGCGTTTTCGCTATTATGCGGTGGCTAAGAAAACTTATTGCCAAGGTTAGTGGCCAGACTGATCCTGCTATTGCTAGCACTGCATCTAAGTTGACTGCTAAGGATTTTGCTAAGTTCAATAGTAACGGTGGATCGAGCGCTGTTGCTAGACCCAGACCATCTTTTAAGCCATTACTGATGTTTTTGGCGGCTGTGTTTGGATTCCCTTATCTGTTGGGTAAACTCATTAAAGCCATGTCTTTACGTCAACAAGGATTAGctcctgctggtggtctGCTAGATAACGGTGCACCTATCGATCCCTCACAACTGGAATTTTGCCGTGCTATCTACGACTTTGTTCCTGAAAACCCCAATATCGAGCTCGAACTGCACAAAGGCGACCTCGTAGCCATTCTCTCTAGACAAGACCCCGCTGGAAACCCAAGTCAGTGGTGGAGAGCCCGTACTCGTGATGGACGTTCTGGTTACATTCCTGCCACTTATGTAGAAGTTATTCCACGAAGGCtggaagaaacaaaacTCATTAAAGAGACAGCTAGTAGCTAA
- the PLC1 gene encoding phosphatidylinositol phospholipase C (Phospholipase C; hydrolyzes phosphatidylinositol 4,5-biphosphate (PIP2) to generate the signaling molecules inositol 1,4,5-triphosphate (IP3) and 1,2-diacylglycerol (DAG); involved in regulating many cellular processes; Plc1p and inositol polyphosphates are required for acetyl-CoA homeostasis which regulates global histone acetylation; GO_component: GO:0000775 - chromosome, centromeric region [Evidence IDA] [PMID 10779349]; GO_component: GO:0000775 - chromosome, centromeric region [Evidence IDA] [PMID 12756538]; GO_component: GO:0000778 - condensed nuclear chromosome kinetochore [Evidence IPI] [PMID 10779349]; GO_function: GO:0005509 - calcium ion binding [Evidence IEA]; GO_function: GO:0016787 - hydrolase activity [Evidence IEA]; GO_function: GO:0046872 - metal ion binding [Evidence IEA]; GO_function: GO:0004435 - phosphatidylinositol phospholipase C activity [Evidence IEA,IEA]; GO_function: GO:0004435 - phosphatidylinositol phospholipase C activity [Evidence IDA] [PMID 15485855]; GO_function: GO:0004435 - phosphatidylinositol phospholipase C activity [Evidence IMP] [PMID 7753023]; GO_function: GO:0004435 - phosphatidylinositol phospholipase C activity [Evidence IDA] [PMID 8395015]; GO_function: GO:0004435 - phosphatidylinositol phospholipase C activity [Evidence IMP] [PMID 9784626]; GO_function: GO:0008081 - phosphoric diester hydrolase activity [Evidence IEA]; GO_function: GO:0004871 - signal transducer activity [Evidence IEA]; GO_process: GO:0032958 - inositol phosphate biosynthetic process [Evidence IMP] [PMID 10390371]; GO_process: GO:0035556 - intracellular signal transduction [Evidence IEA]; GO_process: GO:0016042 - lipid catabolic process [Evidence IEA]; GO_process: GO:0006629 - lipid metabolic process [Evidence IEA,IEA]; GO_process: GO:0009395 - phospholipid catabolic process [Evidence IMP] [PMID 7753023]; GO_process: GO:0009395 - phospholipid catabolic process [Evidence IDA] [PMID 8395015]; GO_process: GO:0034501 - protein localization to kinetochore [Evidence IMP] [PMID 19205744]; GO_process: GO:0007165 - signal transduction [Evidence IEA,IEA]; GO_process: GO:0001402 - signal transduction involved in filamentous growth [Evidence IGI,IPI] [PMID 10514491]) gives MDSPTSDSKAPNRPRGSPRHHVDDSLSIFQRVSNKVLSRFSGFSPPDPFLLLNHSSAHSSSSLPEVITGTEITSTRSNSSMKSTNGTKRDRSFSSSALSLASFRGHHSDDEFNLPPPGPVTIRRNSGLSRSSAESLISGNSVLASTPKSLSSTLDSLSIDESIATAFVVSGDIEAEQITASQTADVNMNEKNSDLPASNSPLSNNIVNSSVPSTDLSLPPPAGPGSVHIPELLQRGVSFLRITHRKRVQKIFVLDPESGVVSWDSKASSRFYVDRIFEVHVGHNARNYREELKVSVEHEPRWASIIYSKADSKKLKALHIVATSQKEFDIFIDILSQLVKYRREIMSGLAMPGEQFVHVHWNKFVTKEDDGEERLSFENVERLARRLHINCSKKYLESKFRQADIDESGFLDFKEFQNFVKLLKWRGDIAHIFNDIADNPNGLTLQGLEAFFRDVQKDTVTDSRTIEKIFKKHSMKGMKKQSGQDDVSSSDQPQVLTVEQFSDILVSSSYFPPLATPTEDLTRPLNEYLISSSHNTYLLARQVAGPSSVEAYIRALQNGCRCVEIDCWDGDHGPIVCHGHRLTTSIDFTDVVETIRKYGFISSPYPLILSLEIHCTVENQLKIVDALTNVLGSQLVTEPIDDRLELPCPADLKHRVLVKVKSTNSSFTANSKNGPHPPERADSSWSTTTTESSMSGISDDPSSTAVDATNGRSPSKGTSRRRKSTSNQTKVCSQLADLGVYLSGIKFRNFSLPISKTTNHCFSLSERSVNSMIKDPVKRAQLIKHNRKYLLRTYPSGYRMTSTNFDPIPYWKMGIQLVALNWQTNDIGLQLNHALFSNSGGYILKPTHMLLGFSRAEPLTNTNSVVSRSSKIQSKLLPFVKSSRSDSNLGSLITNLPLDMLVRVKITVISAQQLPRSKELKADETIDPYVTVEFYGNERMITSPSSSTAPSKRKLSISSTSSSDSFTGMFNKWRTPVVSDNGFNPTWNTTQQVEVDKKDFDFVFIRFTVHSGDTMFAVYTARLCNINQGYRHLQLQDLQGEEYIFSTLFIKTEIF, from the coding sequence atGGATTCTCCGACGTCAGATTCAAAGGCCCCTAATAGGCCAAGGGGCTCTCCTCGACATCATGTTGATGACTCACTAAGTATCTTTCAACGAGTCTCCAATAAGGTTCTAAGCAGATTCTCTGGCTTCTCGCCACCAGATccttttttattattgaatCACTCGTCTGCCCATTCATCTAGTTCGTTGCCTGAAGTCATAACTGGGACTGAAATAACCAGCACTAGGTCAAATTCAAGCATGAAAAGTACTAATGGAACCAAAAGAGATCGGAGTTTTTCATCGTCTGCACTCTCCCTGGCGTCATTTCGTGGTCATCATTCTGACGACGAGTTCAATTTGCCACCTCCTGGACCCGTCACTATTCGTCGAAACAGCGGGTTATCAAGGAGTTCTGCCGAGTCACTAATTAGTGGCAACTCAGTTCTGGCTTCTACACCAAAGTCGCTCTCATCAACCCTTGACAGTCTAAGCATCGATGAGAGTATTGCTACTGCCTTTGTTGTGAGTGGTGATATAGAAGCAGAACAAATCACAGCATCTCAGACAGCAGATGTCAATATGAATGAGAAGAACTCAGATTTGCCAGCATCTAATAGTCCATTATCAAACAATATTGTCAATTCGAGCGTTCCGTCTACTGATTTATCGCTTCCACCTCCAGCCGGACCTGGGTCCGTTCATATCCCAGAGCTTCTTCAGAGAGGTGTGTCATTTCTACGAATAACACATCGTAAACGAGTCCAGAAAATTTTTGTACTAGACCCTGAGTCGGGTGTGGTATCATGGGACTCCAAGGCGTCGTCTCGATTTTATGTTGATAGGATATTTGAAGTGCATGTTGGCCACAACGCTAGAAACTATCGAGAAGAATTAAAAGTGTCTGTTGAGCATGAACCGCGCTGGGCATCAATCATCTACTCAAAGGCTGACAGCAAAAAACTCAAGGCTCTTCATATTGTAGCCACTTCCCAGAAGGAgtttgatatatttattgacattTTGAGCCAACTTGTCAAGTATAGGCGAGAGATTATGTCGGGCTTGGCCATGCCAGGAGAACAGTTTGTTCATGTTCATTGGAATAAATTTGTAACgaaagaagacgacggTGAAGAACGACTTTCATTTGAGAACGTCGAGCGTCTGGCAAGACGGTTGCATATTAATTGTTCAAAAAAGTATTTGGAATCAAAGTTTCGTCAggctgatattgatgaatCGGGCTTTCTCGACTTTAAAGAATTTCAGAATTTCGTAAAACTCCTGAAATGGAGGGGTGACATCGCCCATATTTTTAATGACATTGCAGATAACCCGAATGGTCTGACTCTACAGGGTCTCGAAGCCTTTTTCCGGGATGTTCAAAAAGACACTGTAACGGACAGTCGTACGATTGAAAAGATATTTAAAAAGCATTCCATGAAGGGTATGAAAAAGCAATCGGGACAAGATGACGTGAGCTCTTCTGATCAACCACAGGTATTAACTGTTGAACAATTTTCAGACATTCTCGTGTCAAGTTCGTACTTCCCGCCTCTCGCAACACCAACTGAAGATCTCACACGACCCCTTAATGAATATctgatatcatcatctcACAAcacttatttattagccAGACAGGTGGCTGGTCCCTCGTCTGTGGAGGCATATATCCGAGCATTACAGAACGGTTGTCGTTGTGTGGAAATTGATTGTTGGGATGGAGATCATGGTCCTATCGTTTGTCATGGGCATCGACTAACCACATCTATTGACTTCACTGATGTCGTTGAGACTATTCGAAAGTATGGCTTTATATCGAGTCCATACCCACTAATTCTATCGTTAGAAATTCACTGCACTGTAGAGAATCAGCTAAAAATAGTCGATGCTTTAACGAATGTTCTTGGTAGTCAGCTGGTAACTGAACCCATAGACGATCGTTTGGAACTGCCTTGTCCGGCAGACCTGAAACATAGAGTACTTGTCAAAGTGAAATCAACCAACAGCTCCTTCACTGCTAATTCTAAAAATGGGCCTCATCCTCCAGAACGTGCTGACTCAAGCTGGAGTACAACGACTACAGAATCGTCAATGAGCGGCATTAGTGACGACCCCAGTAGTACAGCTGTGGATGCAACCAATGGTAGGAGTCCTTCCAAGGGGACTTCgcgaagaagaaagtcaaCTTCAAACCAGACAAAAGTCTGCAGCCAATTAGCAGATCTTGGAGTATATCTCAGCGGCATAAAATTCAGAAATTTTTCTTTGCCAATTTCAAAGACAACAAACCATTGTTTCTCATTGTCTGAGCGGTCAGTCAATTCGATGATTAAGGACCCAGTAAAACGTGCCCAATTAATAAAGCATAATCGCAAATACCTCCTCAGGACTTACCCCTCTGGATATCGAATGACTTCGACTAATTTTGACCCTATCCCCTACTGGAAAATGGGTATTCAGCTGGTGGCATTGAACTGGCAAACAAATGATATTGGCCTTCAGCTGAACCATGCTCTTTTCAGCAATAGTGGAGGGTATATTCTTAAGCCTACTCACATGCTTCTTGGCTTTTCTCGCGCAGAGCCATTGACCAACACGAATTCTGTCGTTTCGAGATCTAGTAAAATCCAGTCTAAGTTGCTTCCTTTTGTAAAAAGCTCCCGGTCCGATAGTAATCTCGGTAGTTTGATTACCAATCTTCCGCTCGATATGCTTGTAAGGGTCAAGATAACGGTTATTTCAGCCCAGCAACTGCCACGGTCAAAAGAACTCAAGGCTGATGAAACAATTGATCCCTATGTTACTGTTGAGTTTTACGGGAACGAAAGGATGATCACATCTCCTAGCTCCAGCACTGCCCCATCCAAGCGGAAACTGTCAATTTCCTCCacatcatcttcagacTCATTTACTGGCATGTTTAACAAATGGCGCACTCCGGTTGTCAGCGATAACGGATTTAATCCCACTTGGAATACCACTCAgcaggtggaggtggaCAAGaaagattttgattttgtatttattcgCTTTACTGTACATTCTGGGGATACTATGTTTGCGGTATACACAGCGAGACTGTGTAATATTAACCAAGGATATCGCCACTTGCAATTGCAAGATCTTCAAGGTGAGGAATATATCTTCTCCACCTTGTTTATCAAGACAGAAATTTTCTAG
- the REX2 gene encoding Rex2p (3'-5' RNA exonuclease; involved in 3'-end processing of U4 and U5 snRNAs, 5S and 5.8S rRNAs, and RNase P and RNase MRP RNA; localized to mitochondria and null suppresses escape of mtDNA to nucleus in yme1 yme2 mutants; RNase D exonuclease; GO_component: GO:0005739 - mitochondrion [Evidence IEA,IEA]; GO_component: GO:0005739 - mitochondrion [Evidence IDA] [PMID 14576278]; GO_component: GO:0005739 - mitochondrion [Evidence IDA] [PMID 16823961]; GO_component: GO:0005739 - mitochondrion [Evidence IDA,IMP] [PMID 9933355]; GO_function: GO:0008408 - 3'-5' exonuclease activity [Evidence ISS] [PMID 9396823]; GO_function: GO:0000175 - 3'-5'-exoribonuclease activity [Evidence IMP] [PMID 10716935]; GO_function: GO:0004527 - exonuclease activity [Evidence IEA,IEA]; GO_function: GO:0016787 - hydrolase activity [Evidence IEA]; GO_function: GO:0004518 - nuclease activity [Evidence IEA]; GO_function: GO:0003676 - nucleic acid binding [Evidence IEA]; GO_process: GO:0034475 - U4 snRNA 3'-end processing [Evidence IGI,IMP] [PMID 10716935]; GO_process: GO:0034476 - U5 snRNA 3'-end processing [Evidence IGI] [PMID 10716935]; GO_process: GO:0000467 - exonucleolytic trimming to generate mature 3'-end of 5.8S rRNA from tricistronic rRNA transcript (SSU-rRNA, 5.8S rRNA, LSU-rRNA) [Evidence IGI] [PMID 10716935]; GO_process: GO:0000002 - mitochondrial genome maintenance [Evidence IGI,IMP] [PMID 9933355]) has product MDKMNDWCIEHHGKSGLTNRVLESSKTLEEVENELLEYIKTYVKAPGKGVLAGNSIHQDRMFLRREFPKFIDYLHYRQVDVSTIKEVGYRHNPDLMAQLPQKRYGHTARSDIEDSIAELKWYYENYLIPPSKN; this is encoded by the coding sequence ATGGACAAGATGAATGATTGGTGTATCGAACACCATGGCAAGTCTGGTCTCACTAACAGAGTTCTCGAGTCATCTAAAACTTTGGAAGAGGTTGAAAATGAATTACTTGAATATATTAAAACATATGTCAAAGCACCAGGAAAAGGGGTGTTAGCAGGAAATTCTATCCACCAAGATCGAATGTTTCTTCGAAGAGAGTTTCCAAAGTTTATTGATTACCTGCATTATCGTCAAGTTGATGTGTCTACCATTAAAGAAGTTGGATACAGACATAATCCAGACCTAATGGCACAACTTCCACAGAAACGTTATGGCCATACAGCTAGATCAGACATAGAAGACAGCATTGCTGAACTCAAATGGTATTATGAAAATTACTTGATCCCTCCGTCTAAGAATTGA
- the SRP68 gene encoding Srp68p (Core component of the signal recognition particle (SRP) complex; SRP complex functions in targeting nascent secretory proteins to the endoplasmic reticulum (ER) membrane; relocalizes from cytoplasm to the nuclear periphery upon DNA replication stress; GO_component: GO:0005737 - cytoplasm [Evidence IEA,IEA]; GO_component: GO:0005737 - cytoplasm [Evidence IDA] [PMID 22842922]; GO_component: GO:0034399 - nuclear periphery [Evidence IDA] [PMID 22842922]; GO_component: GO:0005634 - nucleus [Evidence IEA,IEA]; GO_component: GO:0030529 - ribonucleoprotein complex [Evidence IEA]; GO_component: GO:0005786 - signal recognition particle, endoplasmic reticulum targeting [Evidence IEA]; GO_component: GO:0005786 - signal recognition particle, endoplasmic reticulum targeting [Evidence IDA] [PMID 7925282]; GO_function: GO:0003723 - RNA binding [Evidence IEA]; GO_function: GO:0005048 - signal sequence binding [Evidence IPI] [PMID 7925282]; GO_process: GO:0006617 - SRP-dependent cotranslational protein targeting to membrane, signal sequence recognition [Evidence IC] [PMID 7925282]; GO_process: GO:0045047 - protein targeting to ER [Evidence IPI] [PMID 7925282]): MEQPFESILIARSSSILLQSANDLRSYRLKTVGSLAKVRRDLKIQQKTPKGTGQGHGSEGKSLYKQKTVTAEDLESNSKIGNVLLLLAEASWAHAMETKAISEANASASRTRRVVSKLAKAVNYATTLSENVKDLASISDLTKFEIYIYQSLIEGALRFEQHQWAKSVQLYSTARVLLVEFLNNTKTEKLERSRELINDLISTTVDPALGFAVYKTGHKRSTDLPTLAKLSVDKESLAIKLLLEKFNPTALEVADASNPSVLLGKITWRNHSASVIDPDLATQIIAAQDLDGKLQNELDAAKLKSATSFDATLQGWQDALDLIKESIDKFETSSKNQTHDQSQQDQYVILTYISYNLLLRRIQRDRLFVEQLSNKKSSSKSVSSQLTSYRDVVRIYETILQSVSQLIELPGVHNDETFSNALDVVNRFFKAQRTFLIAKSYRLVGDQKKESLSLFELASKFISSEDAQVITGADLPSGLLSVDEVETFVKDLKAELVRAHGIAAFEALSNQNSNSSHSSLLSVSDDLTKYPSGSPSEIVRNLVNFKPHVQPVPVKPVFFDIAFNYIDYDDDSKKAVLTAEPSEPASATPSAPGSGASTPRRGFFGALLGRS, translated from the coding sequence ATGGAACAACCTTTTGAGTCAATCTTGATAGCAAGAAGCTCATCTATTCTTCTGCAGTCAGCCAATGACTTAAGATCCTACCGACTGAAAACGGTTGGATCACTGGCCAAGGTGAGAAGAGATCTGAAAATTCAGCAAAAGACACCTAAAGGAACGGGCCAAGGACATGGTTCCGAAGGTAAATCATTatacaaacaaaaaacagTTACTGCAGAGGATTTAGAGTCAAATTCTAAGATTGGAAATGTTCTTCTGCTATTGGCAGAGGCTTCCTGGGCCCATGCCATGGAAACCAAGGCTATTTCTGAAGCCAACGCATCAGCATCTAGAACCCGTCGAGTGGTATCAAAACTAGCTAAAGCTGTTAACTATGCCACAACTCTTAGCGAGAATGTGAAGGATTTAGCCTCTATTTCTGACTTGACTAAGTTTGAAATTTACATCTATCAGTCGCTCATTGAGGGTGCCTTGAGATTCGAACAACATCAATGGGCCAAGTCTGTGCAGTTGTATTCCACGGCACGAGTATTGTTGGTCGAATTTCTCAACAATACCAAAACGGAAAAGTTGGAAAGATCTCGAGAGCTAATCAACGATCTCATTTCTACAACTGTTGATCCTGCTCTCGGATTCGCTGTATACAAGACAGGCCACAAGCGATCCACCGACCTGCCAACCCTGGCAAAGTTATCTGTTGATAAAGAATCCTTGGCTATCAAGCTTTTGCTTGAGAAGTTTAACCCAACTGCTCTAGAAGTGGCTGATGCATCTAACCCATCGGTTCTGTTAGGTAAAATTACCTGGAGAAATCACTCGGCATCAGTCATTGATCCAGACTTGGCCACTCAAATTATCGCTGCTCAAGATCTTGATGGAAAGTTGCAAAATGAGCTGGACGCTGCAAAACTAAAGTCGGCTACTAGTTTTGATGCCACTTTACAAGGTTGGCAAGATGCCCTTGATCTTATCAAGGAGTCGATTGATAAGTTTGAGACTTCATCCAAGAATCAGACTCATGATCAATCTCAACAGGACCAATATGTTATTCTTACTTACATTAGCTACAATCTGCTTCTAAGAAGAATCCAGCGTGATAGGTTGTTTGTTGAACAACTGTCAAACAAAAAGTCATCATCTAAATCCGTGTCGTCCCAACTGACTAGTTATAGAGATGTTGTACGAATTTATGAGACAATTCTTCAGAGTGTGTCTCAACTGATTGAGTTGCCTGGTGTCCATAACGATGAaactttttcaaatgcCCTTGATGTTGTCAATAGATTTTTCAAGGCTCAGAGAACATTCCTAATTGCAAAGTCATACAGACTAGTGGGCGaccaaaagaaagaatCTTTGTCGCTATTTGAACTTGCCAGCAAATTCATTTCAAGTGAGGACGCTCAGGTAATTACAGGAGCTGACCTTCCTAGCGGTCTATTGTCTGTTGATGAAGTCGAGACATTCGTCAAAGACTTAAAGGCTGAGCTTGTCAGAGCGCATGGTATTGCAGCCTTTGAAGCTTTAAGCAACCAGAATTCAAACTCTTCACATTCATCGCTGCTTTCAGTCAGTGACGATCTTACCAAGTACCCTAGTGGTAGTCCTTCCGAAATTGTGAGAAACCTCGTCAATTTTAAACCTCACGTACAACCTGTCCCTGTCAAGCCAGTATTCTTCGACATTGCATTCAACTATATTGATTACGATGATGATAGCAAGAAGGCTGTTTTAACAGCTGAGCCATCTGAGCCAGCTTCTGCAACTCCATCAGCCCCTGGTTCGGGCGCTTCAACTCCTCGTAGAGGTTTCTTCGGTGCCCTCCTTGGCCGAAGCTAA